A section of the Candidatus Omnitrophota bacterium genome encodes:
- a CDS encoding peptidyl-prolyl cis-trans isomerase, with protein MKRHLKLLLIFALLGIFSTLTPLSFAADNTIIAVVNDELIALKDLQDYLTAIAMQLEAEGKSPEEINKAMESYQQRGLERLIEDKLLVIEADRKQMVFRNNAVEDKLNELKRRYASPHDFEQDLLAAGLTISDLKKKILDQLKSKYIVEMEVKAKVFVNPQEVTDYYQKNPQNFLWPEQAKVQSIFIPYENDKKLANQKAKEALHRLKKGEDFIVLEKEYSKLPSIGMVLKGQLLPALEDAIFSLNANELSPAIEVENGIYIFKLIEKIPPQQASLEDAKNSIRNQLFQEKFQERLRRWLDELKKKAYIEIKK; from the coding sequence ATGAAAAGACATCTTAAGCTTTTATTGATTTTTGCCTTGCTTGGCATTTTCTCCACCTTAACGCCTTTAAGCTTTGCCGCGGATAACACCATCATCGCCGTTGTTAATGATGAGCTCATCGCGCTTAAAGACCTTCAGGATTACCTTACCGCTATTGCGATGCAACTAGAAGCCGAAGGCAAAAGCCCCGAGGAAATAAACAAGGCTATGGAAAGCTATCAACAGCGGGGATTAGAACGTTTGATCGAAGATAAGTTGCTCGTCATTGAAGCTGACCGTAAGCAAATGGTTTTTCGGAATAACGCTGTTGAAGATAAACTCAACGAGCTTAAGCGCCGTTACGCGTCACCCCATGATTTTGAACAAGACTTGCTGGCCGCCGGCCTGACGATCAGCGATCTTAAAAAGAAGATCCTCGATCAGCTAAAAAGCAAATACATCGTTGAAATGGAAGTAAAGGCAAAGGTCTTTGTTAATCCGCAAGAGGTCACAGATTATTATCAAAAAAATCCCCAGAACTTTCTCTGGCCGGAACAAGCCAAGGTGCAATCTATTTTTATTCCGTATGAAAACGATAAAAAGCTCGCGAACCAAAAAGCCAAAGAAGCGCTTCATCGCCTGAAAAAAGGCGAAGATTTTATCGTCCTGGAAAAAGAATATTCCAAACTGCCTTCCATTGGCATGGTTTTAAAAGGACAGCTTTTACCGGCTTTGGAAGACGCGATTTTCTCTCTCAATGCCAATGAACTATCACCCGCGATTGAAGTAGAAAACGGCATTTATATTTTTAAACTCATTGAAAAGATCCCGCCGCAACAAGCCTCTTTGGAAGATGCCAAAAACTCTATTCGTAATCAACTTTTCCAGGAAAAATTTCAGGAGCGCCTGCGTCGGTGGCTGGATGAATTAAAGAAAAAGGCGTACATTGAGATCAAGAAATAA
- the pdxA gene encoding 4-hydroxythreonine-4-phosphate dehydrogenase PdxA, whose translation MRSRNKTILITTGDPGGIGPEIILRSLRDPAISRLARFIIIGDQKNYPASLKDLPAPHEFLDLAHSFAHRIVIGDTNPFNARASLAYLNKAISLLKENKAAGLVTAPICKESICSLGKKFSGHTEYLAQAFHVKKFDMMFVAGKLKVVTATRHIPINKLHSAITKERVLASIVLPTQILKKHFKIHKPKIAVCGLNPHAGEKGTIGREEIDEIIPAIKKAQKLGINACGPFSADTLFYPKNTAQYDLIIAMFHDQGLAPIKALYFKELVNVTIGLPIIRTSPAHGTAFHLAGKGKADASSMKSAIKLAAQLVG comes from the coding sequence TTGAGATCAAGAAATAAGACAATTCTGATCACCACCGGAGACCCCGGCGGCATCGGCCCGGAAATAATCTTAAGGTCACTTCGTGATCCCGCCATCAGCCGGCTCGCGCGCTTTATCATTATCGGCGATCAGAAAAACTATCCGGCTTCGCTCAAAGACCTGCCTGCGCCTCATGAATTTCTCGATCTCGCGCATTCCTTTGCTCATCGCATTGTCATCGGAGACACCAACCCATTTAACGCGCGCGCGTCTTTAGCCTATTTGAACAAAGCGATCTCGCTATTAAAAGAGAACAAAGCCGCCGGACTTGTCACGGCTCCCATTTGTAAAGAATCCATTTGTTCTCTTGGGAAAAAATTTTCCGGACACACCGAATATCTCGCCCAGGCATTTCATGTTAAGAAATTCGATATGATGTTCGTCGCCGGAAAGTTGAAAGTCGTCACCGCAACCCGTCATATTCCCATCAATAAACTACACTCCGCCATCACAAAAGAACGTGTTTTAGCGAGTATTGTTCTTCCAACACAAATATTAAAGAAGCATTTCAAGATCCATAAACCAAAAATCGCTGTTTGTGGGTTAAACCCTCATGCCGGAGAAAAGGGAACTATCGGCAGAGAAGAAATTGACGAGATCATTCCGGCAATTAAGAAAGCGCAAAAATTAGGGATAAATGCCTGCGGGCCGTTTTCCGCCGATACATTGTTTTACCCAAAAAACACGGCGCAATATGATTTAATCATTGCCATGTTCCACGACCAAGGCTTGGCACCTATAAAAGCGTTATATTTTAAAGAATTGGTCAATGTCACTATTGGGCTTCCTATTATTCGAACTTCGCCCGCGCACGGAACCGCTTTTCATCTTGCCGGAAAAGGGAAAGCCGACGCTTCTTCCATGAAGTCCGCCATTAAACTTGCCGCTCAACTTGTCGGATGA
- the rsmA gene encoding 16S rRNA (adenine(1518)-N(6)/adenine(1519)-N(6))-dimethyltransferase RsmA: MNLSNIKPKYRLGQNFLIDNNVLNRIVTSCGFEKDDQVLEIGAGLGALTRNIAPIVGKVFAVETDRQLCEELKKNCPQDNIDIIHADFLKYNLSLLPDGLKAIGNLPYYISSPIVGKIVEYRKKFISLSITVQLEFGNRMVALPSTKDYSAFSCFVQYYTVPKILFKIKNSCFRPKPKVDSCFLDMQIRKSPLHPAKNEELLWKIVHAAFGQRRKVITNSLLPVIPKEKLLIILESLKLAPSLRAENLSIKDFVDITNLCSA, translated from the coding sequence ATGAATTTATCTAATATAAAACCAAAGTACCGCTTAGGACAAAATTTTCTCATCGACAATAATGTCCTCAATCGCATTGTCACATCATGCGGATTTGAAAAAGATGACCAGGTTTTAGAAATTGGGGCGGGGCTTGGCGCGCTGACAAGAAATATCGCGCCCATCGTTGGGAAAGTTTTCGCGGTTGAAACCGACCGTCAGCTATGCGAAGAACTTAAAAAAAATTGCCCTCAAGACAACATTGATATTATTCACGCAGATTTTTTAAAATATAACTTAAGCCTTTTACCTGACGGATTAAAAGCCATCGGAAATCTTCCGTACTACATTTCCTCACCCATCGTTGGAAAGATCGTTGAATATCGTAAAAAGTTCATTAGCTTATCGATTACCGTTCAGCTTGAATTCGGCAACCGCATGGTGGCATTGCCGTCTACTAAAGACTACAGCGCCTTTAGCTGTTTTGTTCAATATTACACCGTGCCAAAAATCCTTTTTAAAATTAAAAACTCCTGCTTTAGGCCCAAACCTAAGGTTGATTCCTGCTTTTTGGATATGCAGATCAGAAAATCTCCGCTTCATCCCGCCAAAAACGAAGAGCTATTATGGAAGATCGTTCACGCCGCCTTCGGGCAAAGGCGCAAAGTCATTACCAATTCACTTTTGCCTGTCATCCCGAAAGAAAAACTGCTCATTATCCTTGAATCGCTTAAGCTCGCGCCTTCTTTGCGCGCGGAAAACTTAAGCATCAAAGATTTCGTGGATATAACTAATTTATGTTCTGCTTAG
- a CDS encoding PilZ domain-containing protein yields the protein MMNTQNAISNEQKFASSERRYLPRWEAQGKLFYRKEKDEVPAQACSKDINASGMCFNTNDDISLDQKLDLVVYLAEDIEPIDAVGRVVWQSKSEKGNLFGVRFERISKKSQDLVFNYAFEYKRDQLKQRWFKDCWQFSPSI from the coding sequence ATGATGAACACTCAAAACGCAATCTCAAACGAACAAAAATTTGCTTCTTCGGAGCGCCGGTACTTACCGCGCTGGGAAGCACAAGGAAAGCTTTTTTACCGCAAAGAAAAAGATGAAGTTCCTGCGCAAGCCTGCAGTAAAGATATCAATGCTTCCGGAATGTGTTTTAACACAAACGATGATATTTCTCTTGATCAAAAACTGGACTTAGTTGTTTATTTAGCGGAAGATATTGAACCTATTGACGCGGTGGGCCGTGTTGTTTGGCAGAGCAAATCAGAAAAAGGAAATTTATTCGGCGTTCGGTTTGAGCGCATCAGTAAAAAATCCCAAGACCTAGTTTTTAATTATGCCTTTGAATATAAGCGTGATCAACTTAAACAACGCTGGTTCAAGGATTGCTGGCAGTTCTCTCCCTCGATCTAG